The genomic window CAGCTCTGCCTCAACTGAGACACCAACGGAGTGGGCGAAATCAACAATTCTTTTTGTCATCTCCACATTTTCCTCAAAGGGAAGGTCGGAGCCATCAAACATAACAGATGTGAATCCGCATTTAATTGCTCTCATTATCGCATCTATTGATTTCCCGTGGTCTAAATGAACCGCAACGGGAACGGGGAGCTCCTTAGCTGCTTGATGAATTGCTGGCGCAAGGGCTTCCATATCAACAAAATCAAAATGCACCTGCGCCACGCATAATGAAAGAGGAGAAAGCTTTCTCTTGGCAGCTTCCGCTACTGCCTTTACCCATTCCAGGTTAACGAGAACAAATCCTCCCACAGCATATCTTCTCTCTTCCGCATCTTTTAGTAATTCGCTGAGGTTAACTAAGCTCATTCTCTTGTCCTCCTTCCTTGGGAGCGAGTATTTCTCTAAGAGCTTCAACCTGCTCGCTCGCGATTAAACCGATAATTGAATCACCAGCTTCTAAAATAGTTCCTCCAGAAGGTATTATTATGTCTTTGTTTCTCAATATGGAGATAAGCAAACAGTTTGGAGGGAAGCTTATGTCTTTCACGCTCTTACCAACAACAGGAGAATCCTTGCTCACCACTACCTGAACTATCTCATATCCTCCCTCCTTAAGGAAAGCAAGGAAGTGGATTTTATCGGTTACTATTTCCTGTCTTATGAGGTCGTAGATTATGCGGGTTCCACAGATTGTTTCATCTACGCCGAGTAGCTTCATAATCTCTTCGTTCTGTGGCATATTAACCCTTGCGATGACGCGGGGTACATTGAACCTCCTCTTAGCCATCTGACAAATGGTGAGGTTATCCTCGTCGTGCCCTGTCACAGCAACGACAACATCCGCCCGGGAGCACCCCAATTCTTGAAGGACGCGCATCTCGCAGCCGTCTCCCCAGTAAACGGCTTCTCCCAGAACCCTTTCCAAAAAAGCCCAACGCTGCTTATCTTTCTCTACAAGGATGACTTCATATCCATCTCTTAGCAGAATCTTAGCGAGATTAAACCCGACCTTTCCTCCGCCAACTATTATCACATACATTTCATTCACCCTCCGTAAGGATTTTCTCCAATATAATATTTGAAAGAATGGTTGTTTGGCAAACCGTGGGTATGCCGAGCGAATGGTAAGTCTCTGCCCTGAGCGGGTCGTTTATCCTTGCAAGGATGCGGGGGACCTTGAAGATGTCCCTTGCCATTTGTGCGACCATGGCATTGGTGTTATCTCCATTTGTAAGAGCGAGGAAGACATCCGCCTCCTCAATTCCCGCCGCTTTAAGAGCTTCTACATCTATGGCTATCCCGATAATCTTCCTTCCCGGGAAATCTTCCGGCAGACGCCTGAAGGCATCTGGATCCCTATCTATGATGGCAACAGACCATCCTTTTTCCGCTAAAGCTTGAGCTACAACAGAGCCAACTCTACCGCAACCGACAATTATCGCCTTCTTCATAGCGCATCAATCACTCCTCCTTGATATAGCCTTTTTTACGATATTCTTTTAAATTCTCCAAAATCCTTCCCGTCCCTAGGGCAACGCAGGAAACGGGGTCCTCAACTAATTTGAAAGGTATGCCTATTGACTCCGATAGATGAGAAGCAAGCCCTCGCAAGAGGGAACCTCCTCCCGTGAGGGTTATACCTCTTTCCGCGATATCAGCAGCGAGTTCCGGAGGTGTATGCTCCAGAACTTCCTTTATCTTGTCCTCAATAACTTGCACTACCTCTAAAAGAGCCTCCCTGATTTCGTTTGCGTCAACAGTAATTGTACGAGGTAAGCCTGTAAGCAAATCTCTCCCCCGTACCTCTATTTGGGGTGGGTCATTCTCGTACTTATCCAAGGAGCCTATCTTTATTTTAATCTCCTCAGCTGAACGTTCGCCAATCATAAGGTTGCTTTTTCGCCTCAGATATCTTATTATAGCCTCGTCCATATCCAATCCCGCCTGGCGAACAGAAGAGCGCACGACTATCCCCCACAAAGAAACAACACCTATGCTTGTTGTCCCACCTCCTATATCCACTACCATATTCCCCGTTGGTGTGTCTATGGGGAGTCCTGCTCCCAGTGAGGCGGCTATTATCTCGTCAACCGGATATACTTCCCCAGCTCCTGCCTCCTTACAGGCATCTATTACAGCCCTTCTTTCTACGCCCGTGGCGCCAGTGTGAACGCTAATCACGACGCGGGGTTTGAAAAAGGAACGATATCCTTTAAGCTTCTTGAGGAGGAGATAAAGCATCCTCTGTGTAGTGGTGTAATCTCCTATGACGCCACCCATGACGGGGCGCCCAGCGGTTATGTAATCGGGCGTGCGTCCAAGCATTATATAGGCTTCCTCTCCAATAGCTAAGACCTCGCCCGTGATTATATTCTTCGCAACTACTGATGGCTCCCGCATTATTATGCCCTTCCCCCTGCAATAAACTATCGTGCTATAGGTGCCGAGGTCTATACCAAACTCCGGTGTTAGACTAAACATTCTCTGCTTTCTTCTGCCACTCTCTTAATAGATGCCCCTAAGGAGGCGAGCTTCCCTTCTAAATTCTCATATCCTCTATCAACATTTTCCAAACCAGCGATTTGGCTTTCTCCCCTTGCCATTAAAGCCGCGATTATCAGAGCTGCTCCCGCTCTAAGGTCGCTTATCACAACAGGTGCTCCCGTCAGCTCTTTCACTCCCTTTATTACAGCCGTGCGTCCTTCTACCTTCACATCCGCTCCCATCCTTGCGAGCTCGCTTAGATACTTGAATCTGCTATCGTATATTGTTTCAGTGACCATAGATGTGCCCTCAGCAACCGTCAGAAGAGCGGTGAAAGGCTGCTGCATATCGGTTGGGAAGCCGGGGTGGGGGAGAGTAACGATATTGACGGGTTTGATTGGTCTTTTCCCGATAACCCTAACGGCGTTCTCCATCTCCAGAACCTCGCAGCCTGTCTCCCTCAGTTTTTCTATAACGGGCTTAAGATAAACGGGGTCTATTCCCTCTATCAAGACATCTCCTTCGGTTGCCGCAGCCGCTATCATAAAGGTCCCTGCTTCCATTCTATCTGGCATAATCTCATAAGTTATCTCCTTGAGGCTTTCCACCCCCTGTATTTCTATGACCCTTGAATCTATGTATTTGATATTTGCACCCGCTTTATTCAGGAAATTGAAGAGGTCGTGAATTTCCGGCTCTTCGGCAGCGTTTCTGATATAAGTGGTGCCTTCCGCCAAACTCGCGGCAGTAGCGAGGTGGCAGGTGGCTCCTACGCTGGGGAAATCAAGATATATATCCGCCCCGCTCAATTTATCAGCATAGGCTTCAACATATCCATGCTCCATCCTTATCTCCGCGCCCATAGCCTGCAATCCCTTCAAGTGGAAATCAACGGGTCGCGTCCCTATATCACAACCTCCCGGAAGGGGAACCTTTGCTCGTCCACAGCGAACCAGAATTGCACCGAGGACATTGAAGGAGGCTCGCATTTTCTTGACCAATTCATAAGGTGCCTCGCAACTTTCTATATCTGTAGCATCTATTTCCGCAAATTCCTCTTCCAGCTTTACTTTAACCCCTAACTTCTTCAACATCTCAAGCATTGTCCAAACATCGCCGATGCGAGGGAGGTTATATAATTTCGTCTTTCCTTTCACCAAGAGGGTAGCAACTAATATGGAAAGGGAGGCGTTTTTGCTACCGCTGACTCTTACCCTCCCAATTAATCTCCTCCCACCTTCTATTATCAACTTATCCAATCTCTCCACCTCCTACCCTGAGATTTTTGACCCTTATAGCGGGCATTTTAACGCCGGGTTCCTCCCGGTAATCCTTAGATATAGCGTCTATATTCTTGAGCAACTCCAAGATATTGAAACCGAGCATCGTATTCTTTAGCGGATAAGCCTTTTCTCCCTCCTCAATCATAAAACCGAAATCTATCGGACCAGATACATCACCGCTCGCCATATTAGGTTGAACCCCTACGCTGAGAACGAAAAGTCCCCTTTTCATATCATTTATCATTTCATCAAGCGTCCAATCGCCCAGTTGAATTTGAAGATTGGTGGGAGATATGCCCACTCCTCCCCTGTAGGAGTAGCGAGCGGCGTGTCCCGTATTTTCCTCTCCCGCTTTATTAGCGGTATATGAGTTGTGAAAGTAAGTCATCAGAACACCTTCTTCTATAAAGTTTAACTCCTTATGGGGCACTCCTTCTCCATCAAAGCTTGCAGATGACATACCACCTTCTATTAGTGGCAAATCCTGAACGCTGAAACCTTCCCAGGCGATTTGTTCTCCCTTCTTTCCCACGAGAAAGGACCTTTTCCTTTGAATGTCCTCGGCGTTGGCTGCTCCCGCAATAGCGCCTATTATCCCCGGCGACATTAGATATGAGAAGACTACCGAGTATGTTCCCGTGGGCGCTTGCTTTGCACCGAATAATTCCTTAGCCTGAAGGCAGGCTTTCTCTCCTATGTCAACGGGGTGAAAATCCTTTAGATTGCGAGCCTCATCAAAATCATAGTAAGAAGCGACTTCCCCGTCTTTCTGAAGGACGACCATCACGCTCGCATATATCCCGGTTTGGCTATCTTCCACCTCCACTCCCTCCGTATTGGCTATAGCATACTCAACGCTTCCCGCTGATATACCTCCCGAGATAATAGCCTTTTCATCAATTCTTTTCGCTCCCTCTATTATCTCTTCTCCCCAGTCCGCTAAATCTTCAGGGGATAGAAGGGCGATTTTCTCGTCGTAGAGACCTTTAACCTTTTTCCCTTCAGCTGGTGAGGGAAGCGATTTGAAATCTGGGTCGGGTTGAGCCGCCTTCGCCAGCGAGATAGCTTCCTCCACTACCTTGTCAATGTTTTCTTCTCTCAAGGGTGAAGAACAGGCGAAGCCCCTCCCTCCTTTGTGAAAGGTTCGCACAGACATTCCCTCATCGTAATGCACTTCAACTTGTTTTAATGTGGATTTCTCCCATTTCAAACTGATGCCCTTCCTTCTCTCTACAAAAATATCCGCTTGGTCTATCTTGCCCTTTAGCTTCTCAATTCCCTTGCGTGCTATCTCCAATATCTCCATCATCTTCTACCCCCCACGGTTATCTCCTCAACCAAAACAAATGGACCACCGTCGTCCACGAAGGCGGTTTGCCCTCCCTTCCCGCAGTAGCCAGGCGAGGCAAGTCTGAAATCCTTGGAAACGCCCCTTATTTTCTTGAGGGTCTCAAGCGTCATTCCCGACATAGAAACATCCCTCAAATGCTCTTTCAATTCGCCGTCTTTCACCAAATACGCTTCCTCCACATTGAAAGTAAACTGTCCTCTCTCTGGAAAAACATACCCCCATCTACCTCCCTTGAGATAAACACCATTTTTCATTTCCTGCAACATCTCTTCAAAAGTCCAATCTCCTGGGCACATAAAGGTATTGCTCATCCTCACTATTGGAGGAGACTCATAACTTTCGGCTCTTGCATTTCCGCTTGGTTTGGCGTTCATCTTTTTGGCGGTTTCTAAATTGTAAAGATAATCAACGAGCACTCCATTTTCAATTATAACATTTCTTTTCGCGGGAGTGCCCTCGGAGTCAAAGAAATAGAAGCCGAAAGCTCCCTCTATCGTTGCGTCATCCACTATGCTCACGCAGGGGGCTGCTATTTCCTCGCCTTTCTTTTCTTTGATTATTGATTGACCTGACCAAACGGCGTCAGCCTCCGCGTTATGTCCCAATGCTTCGTGGACAAAAAGACCAACTACCTCTGGGTCCAAGATGGCGGGAAATGTTCCCGCGGGCGGAGGCGAAGCGGAAAGGAGGGAAAGGGCTTTATTCCCCGCTTTTAGGGAGAAGTCCTCTGGATTGAACTCCTCTAAAAGCTCGTAGCCCTTCGCTCCTCCTCTTCTCTCCGAAGCGGATTGCCTTATATCTCCCTCGGAAGCGGTTACGAAAATGGAAGCGAGGGTGTGGACGAGCTTACTTTCCACTTTTACTCCGAAGCTGTTACAGACAATCTCTTCCCTCACGATATCGCTCAGGGAGGTGATAGTGTTTTGAATTCGTTGGGGGTCAAGGTTTCTCGCTTCCCTTTCCCATTCCGATACCTGTTTAGCTTTATCCTCAGGAGAAACATCCTCGGGAGAAATCTTGCAGTGGAGCTCCTTTTTAGCTGTGAATGATTTCATTTCCTCCACTTCGGCTTTGTCCTCCACCTTATTTCGCAGGACATTCGCTGAGGCAATAGCCTCTTCCAGGGAGGCGGAGAGGTCCTTCTTTGTTAAGGAAGCGGTTGAGGCAAACCCCCAAGCGCCATCTAATATCACCCTAACCCCCACGCCTGCCAATTCCCTTTGCGAGAGTTCCTCAATTCTTCCGTCCTGTGCCCTAATATAAGAGAACGCTCTCCTCACGAACCGAGCCTCAGCGAATGAACATCCTTTATCTTTTGCTTCTTCAATAAGCCATTCCAAGATGTCTTCCATGCTGAATTTATTATAATTCAAAAATATCAATAGGTCAAAGAATTTTAAGAACTATAGATTTGGGCGCCGTATTCAACGAAGGTTTCAGCCATTGCTTTTATCTTCTCCCAGGGATGTCCTACAGCATCGGGAGAGGGATACCACTTAGCGATAAAACCTCCGTTGAATCTGCCGAATGCATCAATTAGTTTCTTCGCGTAATTTTTTACATCCTCCACCGTTCCCCTCACCATTGTGTT from bacterium includes these protein-coding regions:
- the murA gene encoding UDP-N-acetylglucosamine 1-carboxyvinyltransferase, with the translated sequence MDKLIIEGGRRLIGRVRVSGSKNASLSILVATLLVKGKTKLYNLPRIGDVWTMLEMLKKLGVKVKLEEEFAEIDATDIESCEAPYELVKKMRASFNVLGAILVRCGRAKVPLPGGCDIGTRPVDFHLKGLQAMGAEIRMEHGYVEAYADKLSGADIYLDFPSVGATCHLATAASLAEGTTYIRNAAEEPEIHDLFNFLNKAGANIKYIDSRVIEIQGVESLKEITYEIMPDRMEAGTFMIAAAATEGDVLIEGIDPVYLKPVIEKLRETGCEVLEMENAVRVIGKRPIKPVNIVTLPHPGFPTDMQQPFTALLTVAEGTSMVTETIYDSRFKYLSELARMGADVKVEGRTAVIKGVKELTGAPVVISDLRAGAALIIAALMARGESQIAGLENVDRGYENLEGKLASLGASIKRVAEESRECLV
- a CDS encoding TldD/PmbA family protein, translated to MEDILEWLIEEAKDKGCSFAEARFVRRAFSYIRAQDGRIEELSQRELAGVGVRVILDGAWGFASTASLTKKDLSASLEEAIASANVLRNKVEDKAEVEEMKSFTAKKELHCKISPEDVSPEDKAKQVSEWEREARNLDPQRIQNTITSLSDIVREEIVCNSFGVKVESKLVHTLASIFVTASEGDIRQSASERRGGAKGYELLEEFNPEDFSLKAGNKALSLLSASPPPAGTFPAILDPEVVGLFVHEALGHNAEADAVWSGQSIIKEKKGEEIAAPCVSIVDDATIEGAFGFYFFDSEGTPAKRNVIIENGVLVDYLYNLETAKKMNAKPSGNARAESYESPPIVRMSNTFMCPGDWTFEEMLQEMKNGVYLKGGRWGYVFPERGQFTFNVEEAYLVKDGELKEHLRDVSMSGMTLETLKKIRGVSKDFRLASPGYCGKGGQTAFVDDGGPFVLVEEITVGGRR
- a CDS encoding TldD/PmbA family protein encodes the protein MMEILEIARKGIEKLKGKIDQADIFVERRKGISLKWEKSTLKQVEVHYDEGMSVRTFHKGGRGFACSSPLREENIDKVVEEAISLAKAAQPDPDFKSLPSPAEGKKVKGLYDEKIALLSPEDLADWGEEIIEGAKRIDEKAIISGGISAGSVEYAIANTEGVEVEDSQTGIYASVMVVLQKDGEVASYYDFDEARNLKDFHPVDIGEKACLQAKELFGAKQAPTGTYSVVFSYLMSPGIIGAIAGAANAEDIQRKRSFLVGKKGEQIAWEGFSVQDLPLIEGGMSSASFDGEGVPHKELNFIEEGVLMTYFHNSYTANKAGEENTGHAARYSYRGGVGISPTNLQIQLGDWTLDEMINDMKRGLFVLSVGVQPNMASGDVSGPIDFGFMIEEGEKAYPLKNTMLGFNILELLKNIDAISKDYREEPGVKMPAIRVKNLRVGGGEIG
- a CDS encoding TrkA family potassium uptake protein, whose protein sequence is MKKAIIVGCGRVGSVVAQALAEKGWSVAIIDRDPDAFRRLPEDFPGRKIIGIAIDVEALKAAGIEEADVFLALTNGDNTNAMVAQMARDIFKVPRILARINDPLRAETYHSLGIPTVCQTTILSNIILEKILTEGE
- a CDS encoding TrkA family potassium uptake protein, encoding MYVIIVGGGKVGFNLAKILLRDGYEVILVEKDKQRWAFLERVLGEAVYWGDGCEMRVLQELGCSRADVVVAVTGHDEDNLTICQMAKRRFNVPRVIARVNMPQNEEIMKLLGVDETICGTRIIYDLIRQEIVTDKIHFLAFLKEGGYEIVQVVVSKDSPVVGKSVKDISFPPNCLLISILRNKDIIIPSGGTILEAGDSIIGLIASEQVEALREILAPKEGGQENELS
- a CDS encoding rod shape-determining protein, producing MFSLTPEFGIDLGTYSTIVYCRGKGIIMREPSVVAKNIITGEVLAIGEEAYIMLGRTPDYITAGRPVMGGVIGDYTTTQRMLYLLLKKLKGYRSFFKPRVVISVHTGATGVERRAVIDACKEAGAGEVYPVDEIIAASLGAGLPIDTPTGNMVVDIGGGTTSIGVVSLWGIVVRSSVRQAGLDMDEAIIRYLRRKSNLMIGERSAEEIKIKIGSLDKYENDPPQIEVRGRDLLTGLPRTITVDANEIREALLEVVQVIEDKIKEVLEHTPPELAADIAERGITLTGGGSLLRGLASHLSESIGIPFKLVEDPVSCVALGTGRILENLKEYRKKGYIKEE